A DNA window from Paenibacillus sp. HWE-109 contains the following coding sequences:
- a CDS encoding DUF1906 domain-containing protein encodes MTKGFDCSTPLTVSTAAAFVKDGYLFVARYLVPSGFKALTKSEADVISKAGLQIVSVFETTANRALGGRSAGLADGATAVQVAKQVGQPEGTCIYFAVDFDVSSAQMATVIAYIKAASEATPAFTTGVYGSYSVMEAVKQAAACSRYWQTYAWSGGKKSSFIQIYQYLNDVIEHGIGIDHDESYGNEGWWNTISPPDPEPSYPLSPEDANAIIPFLSAGYEATISLAARDEFHRLANELRKASGQTEQ; translated from the coding sequence GTGACCAAAGGTTTTGATTGTTCAACACCTTTAACGGTATCAACTGCCGCTGCTTTCGTCAAGGATGGCTACTTGTTCGTAGCTAGATATCTGGTCCCTAGTGGTTTTAAAGCGTTGACGAAGAGTGAAGCTGATGTCATCAGCAAAGCTGGGTTACAGATAGTTTCGGTCTTCGAAACAACTGCAAATCGCGCTCTAGGCGGCCGTAGCGCTGGACTGGCAGACGGCGCCACGGCTGTACAAGTTGCCAAACAGGTCGGTCAACCTGAAGGTACCTGTATTTACTTTGCCGTCGATTTTGACGTGAGCAGTGCGCAAATGGCCACGGTTATTGCTTATATCAAGGCAGCAAGCGAGGCAACGCCAGCATTTACAACAGGTGTATATGGTTCGTATTCAGTAATGGAGGCTGTGAAACAAGCCGCTGCGTGTTCCCGTTATTGGCAAACCTACGCTTGGAGCGGAGGCAAGAAATCTTCGTTTATTCAAATCTATCAATATTTGAATGATGTGATTGAGCACGGTATTGGTATTGATCATGATGAATCTTACGGAAATGAAGGCTGGTGGAACACGATATCACCTCCTGATCCTGAACCTAGCTATCCCCTGAGCCCAGAGGATGCAAATGCCATAATTCCTTTTCTTTCTGCTGGTTATGAGGCTACCATTTCGCTAGCGGCGAGAGATGAATTTCATCGTTTAGCCAATGAATTACGCAAAGCTTCAGGTCAGACTGAACAATAA
- a CDS encoding DUF2277 domain-containing protein translates to MCRNIKPLFNFEPVVTDDEIRAASLQFVRKISGFTEPSKANEEAFQRAVEEVALVARKLMDSLVTNAEPRNREVELERARIKNAKRFGTKES, encoded by the coding sequence ATGTGCCGAAACATTAAGCCGTTGTTTAATTTTGAACCCGTGGTAACAGATGATGAAATACGCGCGGCATCGTTGCAATTTGTGCGTAAAATTTCAGGGTTTACCGAGCCTTCCAAAGCAAATGAAGAGGCTTTCCAACGTGCCGTAGAGGAAGTCGCGCTTGTAGCGCGGAAACTGATGGATTCACTGGTGACAAATGCGGAACCGCGGAATCGTGAAGTCGAGTTGGAACGTGCCCGGATCAAGAACGCCAAAAGGTTCGGTACAAAAGAATCATAA